The Marinobacter szutsaonensis sequence TGACCCTGGAAAATGCGGCTGTTGTGCATCAGGCCGAGGCGCCGGAGCGGAGGCTGGAACAGCACCTCGTATCGGGTGCGGCGATGACCGGTGTCGCCCCGGGCGAATTCGTTGACCACGCCGGTGAAGCGGCGCAGGGGGTGGCCGTCCTGCCAGACCACCAGGTCGACGGGTTGTTCCAGCATGGCTTCGGCGGAGATGTCGGGGTCGGTGCTGGCCAGTTCCAGTCGGCCCTGGAACAGCTCGGAGAGGCGCTCGGTCAGCGCGAAGGCGACCACGGCGAAATGATCAGAGGGGAAGTCACCGACACGGGCGGTGAACTGCAATCCGCTTGCCTGGGGCATGTCTTCAGTCCTTGAAGGGTTGATTCGGTCCGTTGAATCGGTGCGGGAAAACTAGCCATCGGATCCTTGATGGGTGGTCCCGCAGAGTTGGGAAAGGTACCAGTGCGTTTGGAGAAAATCCAGAGTGGGGAGATGAGATTGAAGATGGGGTCAGATGAACAAGTTCATCAGACCCCTGAGTATGGCCTTGGGGTCTGAAGAAAGCCTTCTTCTGACCCCGGTTTTAGGCGCGAACTCGGAGGGGGACTGAAGATGGGGTCAGATGAACGCTTTCATCTGACCCCGACTTTACCGGCGATCCTATTCGATTGCCTCACGCACGATCTTGCCGTCTTTGACGACGGCCAGGGTGGTTTCGGTGACGAAGCCACCCTTGTCGGTCACGTCGGTGACTTCATACGGATTCTTACTCGAATCCATGTTGGCCAGGGCGTTGCCGATGGCGCCGCGGATCACTTTCGGGTCGGTGGACTCGGTGGCGTCCATGGCTTCCACCAAACCGTGCAGCGCCAGGTAGTTGTAGGCGGCTTCGGAGCCCGGCATTTTGCCGTACTTGTCCTGGTAGCGTTCGATGAAGCTCTTCGCCGCTTCCGTTTCGTACACGCTCAGGGGTACGACGCCGATCGCGCCTTCCACCATCTCCATGCCGCCGGCGACTTCAGCCACTTCGTCAATCTTGGCCTGGTCCATGACGATGAAGCCGCCCTGGAAGCCCATCTGGCGCGCCTGCTGAACCACCAGCCCGGTCGGCTCGGAGGCACCGCCGACGAACATGACGTCCGGATTCTCGGCGATGATCCGGCTGACACCGGTGAAGAAGTCAGCAGACTTGTTGTAGTCCATGGGGTTCTTGGCCACCACTTCGCCGCCCTTGGAGGTCCATTCCTTCTCGATCATGGAGGCCCAGATCTTGGCGTACTCATGGGTGGCGCCGGCCATGCCCAGGGTCTTGCCCTCGTGTTCCAGGGCATAGTCGGTGAAGGCACGAACGTAGCCATCGAAGGTCGGCGGAATCCGCAGCGTCAGGGAGTTACCCTTCTCGGTGACCGTCGGTACGCTGGTGTAGGCCATGATCAGGAAGTCGTCTTTCTCGTTGAAATCCTGCAGGGCAAAGACACCGCCGGAATGGGGGATGAAGATCGCGGGCACCTCCGATTCCTGCTTCAGGCGCTTGGCATTGGTAGCAGCCTGTGCCGGGGAATACCGGTCGTCCAGGGACACCAGATTAATGGTGGTCTTCTCCCCGTTCAGGTCGAACCCACCCGCCGCGTTGATCTCCTCGGCGGCCATGCGCAGGCCGGACAGGGTGTTTTCGCCATATAGGGCGGCGCCGCCACTGAGCGGTCCGGTAAAGCCGATGTTCACCTCACCGGCCATAGCGCCGGCAGTCAGAGTCATACCGAGGGTTGCCGCTGCGACAGCCTGACCCAGTGTTTTCACTTTTGTCATTGTTTTCTCCTGGTTTGTTGCGCTCGTCGTTGATCCGTATCCGGGGCCATCAGGCCCCGATGTAGGCTTTGCGTACCTGTTCGTTGCCCAGCATGGCTTCCCGGTCGCCTTCCATGACCAGGCGACCGTTCTCCATCACGTAGGCCCGATCGGCGATCTTCAGGGCGGCAAAGGCATTCTGTTCTGCCAGCAGCACCGTGGTGCCGAGGCTGTTGATCTGCCGGATAGTCTCGAACATCTGCCGGACCACCAGCGGGGCCAGGCCCAGGGAAGGCTCGTCCAGCATCAGCAGCCGGGGCCGGCTCATCATGGCCCGGCCTATGGCCACCATCTGTTGCTGCCCACCGGACAGGGAGCCGGCCGGTTGGCTGGCCTTGTCTTCAAGGATCGGGAACAGCTCCAGCACCTCGTTCAGGCGCTTTTTGTTACCCTCACGGTCGCGCCGATGGACATAGGCGCCCATCATGAGGTTCTGCTGCACACTCATCTGAGGGAACAGCTTGCGGCCCTCGGCACACTGCACGACGCCGGCTGACACCACGGCACTGGGTTTCATGCCGTTCAGATGTTTGTCCTCGAAGCGGATATCACCGCCGGTCGGTTTGGCCAGGCCACTGATGGCGTTGAACAGCGTGGTCTTGCCGGCCCCGTTGGCGCCGAGCAGCACCACCAATTCGCCGGTATCGACCGTCATGGAAATGTCAGTGAGGGCCTTGAAGCTGCCGTAGCAGACATCCACGTTCTCAAGCTGCAGCATCTTCATCCCCTCCCAGGTAGGCCTCGATCACCACCGGATTATTACGGACTTCCTCAGGCGTGCCCTCGGCGATCTTCTCGCCGTGGTCCAAAACCATGATCTTGTCCGCCAGGCTCATGATCATGTCCATCTTGTGTTCGATCAGGCAGACGGTCAGGCCGTTGTCCACCATCTTGCGCATCAGCGCAGCGAAGCCCTCGGTCTCCTCCGGGTTCACGCCGGCGGCAGGCTCATCCAGCAGGACGATCTTGGGATCGGTCGCCAACGCCAGGGCAAAGGCCACGCGCTTGCGCTCTTCCTGAGTGATGTCGGCGATGAACTGACCGGCCACATGAGTCAGGCCAACGAAATCCAGGGCCTCCATGGCCTTGTCCCGGGCCGCCTTCTCCTCACGCTGCAGGCGCTTGCTGTTGATCAGCACATCCCACAGGCCGGAGCGGGTGCGCAGGCGATGGCCGACGATCAGGTTGTCCAGCACCGTTGCCTGCTCGAACAAGTTGGTGGTCTGGAAGGTCCGGCCGACGCCCAGGCGCGCCACCTGATCGCAGGGCATGTGGGTGACATCCACGCCATCCAGAAGGATGCGTCCGGAGGTCGGCTGGTGCAGCCCTGAAATCAGGTTGAAGAAGGTGCTCTTGCCGGCTCCGTTCGGGCCGATGATGGCGTTGATCTTGCCAGCCTCGAAATCGACAGAGACATCGTTGACCGCCGCCAGGCCGCCAAACATTTTGGTGAGGTGTTCTACCTTAAGCATTGTTCTCGGCCTCCCGTGTGCTGGCTGTCTGGACCTTGCTCTCCTTTCGTTTCTTGCCAGGGGCAAGGGACTGAGCCTTGTGGTGCATCCAGGTCAGGAACTGCCCGGTAATGCCCCGCGGGAAGAAAATCACCAGGATCACCAGCAGCGGGCCGAAAATGATCATCCGGTACTCCTCCAGGAACTGCAGGGACTGGGTGATCCAGACAATACCCACGGTGCCGAGCAGCGGGCCAGTCAGAGTGCCGATGCCACCCACCAGCAGGTAGGTGATCATGTCGAAGGTGTGATTGATGTTGGCCTCTTCCGGGCCGATGAACCGCACCATACCGGCATACAGGGCGCCGGCCAGGCCGGCGTAGGTGGTGGACAGGACAAAGGCCAGCACCTTGTTGCGCATCAGGTTGATGCCCAGGGACTGGGCCAGCTCGTCTCCGTTGCGGATGGCAATAAAGGTCCGGCCAAGCAGCGACCGGGACAGCCGGCCCATGAACCAGATGGAGAACACCAGGAACGCCAGCACCAGGTAATAGAAGGGCGTGGTCGCGGTGAAATCGACCAGTCCGAAACCGGAGGGCGCGGCAATATCCCGGACTCCGATCGGGCCATGGGTCAACTCCTCCCACTTGTCGATCAGCAGGTAGATGATGAAGCCCACGCACAGGGTGAAGATGGCGAAGTAGTGTTCCTTCAGCCGCAGGGAGACGATCCCCACGAAGAAACCGAGCACCGCTGTCATCACCAGTGCGGCCACGAACGCCGGCCAGAAACTCCAGCCGGCATCTGCAGTGAGCAGGCCCAGGGTGTAGGCCCCGATGGCGAAGAAACCGCCGTGGGCCAGGTTCAGCTGACCGCAATAACCGGTGATGATGTTGAGGCCATAGACCGCGATCGCCCAGACGAAGGCGGAGGCCATGACATAGACCTGGTACTCGTTAGCGGCCAGGAACGGAAACACAAGCGCGAATGCCAGCAGCGCCATCTTGGCACCGGGCTTCATCAGCAGACTTCCAAGTTTGAACAGCATGATCAGTGCGCCCCCTTCGCAAACAGCCCCTGCGGGCGGACAGACAGAATCAGTACCAGCAGCCCGAAGGCGATGATGTCCTTGTAGGCGGTGGAGATGTAGAAACCGCCGAAGGCCTCGGCAAAGCCGATGATCATGCCGCCGGCGATGGCGCCGGGGATGCTGCCCATGCCACCGAGAATGATGATCACGAAGGCTTTCATGATCACCAGGTGGCCCATGGCCGGATACACCAGGTTGATGGGTGCGTAGAGGCTGGCTGCCACTGCCGCCAGCACACCGGAGATGGCGAAAGTCATCATGGCGACGCGATTGGCATCGATACCCACCAGGAAGGCACCCTCACGGCTCTGGGCCATGGCAATGATGGTGGCACCGGTCATGGTCTTGCGCAGGAACAGCTGCAGGGCAATCACAAGCGCGAAGGCCCCCACGATGATCAGCAGTCGCTGTTCCGGGATGATCAGACCGTCAAAGTTCATGATGCCGGTGAACGGCGAGGACAGGCGGCGGAAATCGGAGCCCCAGAACATCTGCACCACGGCTTCCAGGAACAGGAGGATGCCGATGGCGGCAATCTTGTCGTGGATCGGCGGGGAATTGCGCAGCGGGTGGAAGACCAGACGTTCGCACAGGATTGCGAGCACCGCGACGACAGCAGCCGAGCCGGCCATGGCAATCCAGTAGTGCATGCCCAGGTCTGTCATGAAGAAGTACGACATGAACGCACCGACCATATAGAGCGCGCCATGGGCAAAGTTCGGAATGTGGAGAATTCCGTAGACCAGGGTCAGGCCAAGGGCTACGAGACCGTAGATGCTCCCCAGGGTTAACCCGTTGATGATTTGCTGGAAGAAAAGGTTCAAGTCTGCCCCTCCGGTGTTTGTTGTTATCGGACGTTGTTGAGGCTTCGAACCGCAGGGCTGTATAGCCCTGCGGCCTTGTACGGAACAATTACACTGATCGTCTCATCTGTCAATATTTTAAAATGTTGTTTCGCTGTGCGGTCTACAAATGCCTATAGGTACCACTATAGAGACTGTTTCTTCCACTCCTCTTCCTGCAGCGCCCGCCACATCAGCTTGCCGGTGGGTGATTTCGGCAACTCATCCACGAACTCAACGATGGTCGGCACCTTGTAGGCCGCCATCTGCTCCTTGCACCAGGCGGTGATGTCGTCGGCACTGGTCTTGCCCTCGGTTTCCGGTGTCAGCACGATACAGGCCTTGACGGTCTCGCCGCGCTTGGGATCGGGGGCTGAGATGATGCACACCTCATGGATCGCCGGGTGACGGTACATCAATCCTTCGACCTCAGAGGGCCAGACCTTGAAACCGGAGGCGTTGATCATGCGTTTGACCCGGTCGACCATGAAGAAATAGCCATCGTCGTCGTAGTAGCCCAGATCACCGGTGCGGAAGAATCGCTTGCCGTCGATCTCGACAAAGGCCGCCTCGGTCTCCGCCGGCCGGTTCCAGTACCCGATGGTGACCTGGGGGCCGCAGGAGACAATTTCGCCAGTCTCACCCGGTCCTTTCTCCTGCAGGGTGTCCACATCGATAATGCGGCTGTCCACGTCGAATACCGGAATACCCAGGCACTGGGGCTTGGGATGCGCGGTGGGATTGATGTGGGTGGCGGCCATGGTCTCCGACAGGCCATACCCCTCGATGTAGTCCAGCCCGGTCATCCGCTTGAGCTTTTCGGCCACGGCAACGGGCATGGCAGCGCCACCGCCCCCGATCATGTTGAGACTGCTGAGGTCGTACTTGCCGATGTCCGGGTTGGACAGGAAATCCACCGCCATGGTGACGATGTTGGTCCACCCGGTTACCTTGTAACGCTCGATCAGTCGCGCCGCCGTGGTCCGTTCCCAGCGGGTCATGATCACCGAAGTCGAACCGGTGAAAATCGGGCCGTTCATCGACCCGGTCATGCCGGTGACATGGAAAAACGGCAGGGTCGCCAGCTGGACACTGTCCGGCGTGGTCAGGTTCCAGAACACCCGGTGTACCGCCGTTGCCATCACCGAGCGATGGGTGTGCATGCAGCCCTTGGGCGCACCGGTGGTGCCGGAGCTGTAGGGAATGACGGCCAGGTCCTCGGGCGTTGCGGTGTGAGGGGCCGGGGTATGACCCGCCGCCATCACAGCTTCCCAGGTAACCACCCCCGGAACCTCTTTGGACCAGGCCGGGGCCGCCACCTCGGCGGGCAAGTCCAGGTCGGTCTCTGGATCGATGTAGGTGTTATAGGAAGCAACCACCACCTGCTCAAGGTTGGTTTCACCGATCATGGGCACGATGAAACCTGCCAGCTCCTGCCCGGCCAGGCACACGGTGGCGGTGGTATCGGCAATAAAGTGCTCCAGCTCCGCCGCCCGGTTCATGGGGTTCACCGGAATGACCACGGCGTCAGCACGCAGGATGGCATAGTAGGAGATCACGTACTGCGGGGAGTTCTGCATGTACAGCAGTACCCGGTCACCCTTGCTGACGCCCTGGGCCTGCAGATAGCCGGCCATGGTTTCCACTTCCTCATTGAGGCGCCGGTAGTTTATGGGCGCATCATAGAAGATGATGGCGGTGTGATCGGGATAGCGCCGCGCCGAAATCTCCAGGTTGGTATACACGCTGGTCTTCGGCAGGGTCATGGTTTTGGGCAGCTCCTTGGGCCAGACCTTGTAATGACGTTCGAACATGGTTGTTATTCTCCCCAGGGTGAATCAGTCAGCCGCTTCGGCGGACAAATCAAAGGTGTCGGTGCCCCCTGGCAGGGGGTCTTCGTGTCGTAAGGGTGTGATGGCCACGGCTTTGTCCCGGAGCACGGTGACATCGGCATCCGGAGCCACAATGTGGCGGGAGCTGCGCTCAAAGCCCAGCCACCAGTACGGCAGGCTGCGGGCATCACGCCCGGCCAGCAGTCTCGGGCGCTGGATCGAGCCGGTGGACTGCCGGCACCAACGCGCCGTGGTGATCTCGCCGGCCTCGCAGGCCGGGAAATTGACGTTCCAGGCACGGGCCTCGCCGGCCTGGTACAGCTTTCGGATCAGGTTCTCGCCGTGGGTCTCCACCGGCGACCAACGGATGCCATCCCGGGTCAGGAATGCCTGGCTCAGGGCGATGGCCGGAATGTTCATGTGCAGGGCACTGAGCACCGCGCCCACGGTACCGGAGTACTGCACCGAATCGCTGATGTTGGCACCGCAATTGACCCCGGACAGCACCAGATCCGGCGGTGTTTCCCCGAACCATTCGGCCAGGGAATAGAACACACAGTCCGCCGGCGTACCGGAGACGGCATACCGCTTCGCGCCGGTTTCATAGACCCGCAGCGGGCTGTGAATGGAAATGCTCTGGCCGGCGCCACTGCGGTCATGCTCCGGCGCGACCACCCAGACCTCTTCCGCCAGTCGCCGGGCGATGTTTTCCAGGATCGCCAGTCCCGGCGCGTTGATGCCGTCGTCGTTGGTGATCAGGATGCGTTCACAAATCGGGCCGTTCATAGGGTTTCCTCAGTTGCGTCCGTTCCGGGGACCATCACTGGCAATCTTCCAGCCGATGTCCGCCAGCAGACTCGCGCGCTTGCCCACCTGCAGGGCATTGGCGTTGGCAGCGTTGCCATCCAGCGCGCGCTTGTAGACTCCCTGCAGGATGGCGGCGAGCCGGAACAGGGAGAACGCCAGGAACACGTGCCAGTCGTCGATGCCATCGCGACCGGTCTTTGCGCAGTAACGGGCAATGGTCTCCTGCTCGTCAGGGATGCCCAGCGCCTCCAGATCCTCGCCCTGCAAGCCGCGCATGCCCTCCATGTCGGAAGGCAGGTAATAAGGAAGGCAGTAATAGGCCAGATCCGCCAGCGGATGGCCCAGGGTGGAAAGCTCCCAATCGAGGATGGCGATCACTTCCGGCCTGTCCGGCGCCAGCATCAGGTTGCCGAAGCGGTAGTCACCGTGGGCAA is a genomic window containing:
- a CDS encoding ABC transporter substrate-binding protein; the encoded protein is MTKVKTLGQAVAAATLGMTLTAGAMAGEVNIGFTGPLSGGAALYGENTLSGLRMAAEEINAAGGFDLNGEKTTINLVSLDDRYSPAQAATNAKRLKQESEVPAIFIPHSGGVFALQDFNEKDDFLIMAYTSVPTVTEKGNSLTLRIPPTFDGYVRAFTDYALEHEGKTLGMAGATHEYAKIWASMIEKEWTSKGGEVVAKNPMDYNKSADFFTGVSRIIAENPDVMFVGGASEPTGLVVQQARQMGFQGGFIVMDQAKIDEVAEVAGGMEMVEGAIGVVPLSVYETEAAKSFIERYQDKYGKMPGSEAAYNYLALHGLVEAMDATESTDPKVIRGAIGNALANMDSSKNPYEVTDVTDKGGFVTETTLAVVKDGKIVREAIE
- a CDS encoding ABC transporter ATP-binding protein yields the protein MLQLENVDVCYGSFKALTDISMTVDTGELVVLLGANGAGKTTLFNAISGLAKPTGGDIRFEDKHLNGMKPSAVVSAGVVQCAEGRKLFPQMSVQQNLMMGAYVHRRDREGNKKRLNEVLELFPILEDKASQPAGSLSGGQQQMVAIGRAMMSRPRLLMLDEPSLGLAPLVVRQMFETIRQINSLGTTVLLAEQNAFAALKIADRAYVMENGRLVMEGDREAMLGNEQVRKAYIGA
- a CDS encoding ABC transporter ATP-binding protein, giving the protein MLKVEHLTKMFGGLAAVNDVSVDFEAGKINAIIGPNGAGKSTFFNLISGLHQPTSGRILLDGVDVTHMPCDQVARLGVGRTFQTTNLFEQATVLDNLIVGHRLRTRSGLWDVLINSKRLQREEKAARDKAMEALDFVGLTHVAGQFIADITQEERKRVAFALALATDPKIVLLDEPAAGVNPEETEGFAALMRKMVDNGLTVCLIEHKMDMIMSLADKIMVLDHGEKIAEGTPEEVRNNPVVIEAYLGGDEDAAA
- a CDS encoding branched-chain amino acid ABC transporter permease, with amino-acid sequence MLFKLGSLLMKPGAKMALLAFALVFPFLAANEYQVYVMASAFVWAIAVYGLNIITGYCGQLNLAHGGFFAIGAYTLGLLTADAGWSFWPAFVAALVMTAVLGFFVGIVSLRLKEHYFAIFTLCVGFIIYLLIDKWEELTHGPIGVRDIAAPSGFGLVDFTATTPFYYLVLAFLVFSIWFMGRLSRSLLGRTFIAIRNGDELAQSLGINLMRNKVLAFVLSTTYAGLAGALYAGMVRFIGPEEANINHTFDMITYLLVGGIGTLTGPLLGTVGIVWITQSLQFLEEYRMIIFGPLLVILVIFFPRGITGQFLTWMHHKAQSLAPGKKRKESKVQTASTREAENNA
- a CDS encoding branched-chain amino acid ABC transporter permease, translating into MNLFFQQIINGLTLGSIYGLVALGLTLVYGILHIPNFAHGALYMVGAFMSYFFMTDLGMHYWIAMAGSAAVVAVLAILCERLVFHPLRNSPPIHDKIAAIGILLFLEAVVQMFWGSDFRRLSSPFTGIMNFDGLIIPEQRLLIIVGAFALVIALQLFLRKTMTGATIIAMAQSREGAFLVGIDANRVAMMTFAISGVLAAVAASLYAPINLVYPAMGHLVIMKAFVIIILGGMGSIPGAIAGGMIIGFAEAFGGFYISTAYKDIIAFGLLVLILSVRPQGLFAKGAH
- a CDS encoding long-chain fatty acid--CoA ligase yields the protein MFERHYKVWPKELPKTMTLPKTSVYTNLEISARRYPDHTAIIFYDAPINYRRLNEEVETMAGYLQAQGVSKGDRVLLYMQNSPQYVISYYAILRADAVVIPVNPMNRAAELEHFIADTTATVCLAGQELAGFIVPMIGETNLEQVVVASYNTYIDPETDLDLPAEVAAPAWSKEVPGVVTWEAVMAAGHTPAPHTATPEDLAVIPYSSGTTGAPKGCMHTHRSVMATAVHRVFWNLTTPDSVQLATLPFFHVTGMTGSMNGPIFTGSTSVIMTRWERTTAARLIERYKVTGWTNIVTMAVDFLSNPDIGKYDLSSLNMIGGGGAAMPVAVAEKLKRMTGLDYIEGYGLSETMAATHINPTAHPKPQCLGIPVFDVDSRIIDVDTLQEKGPGETGEIVSCGPQVTIGYWNRPAETEAAFVEIDGKRFFRTGDLGYYDDDGYFFMVDRVKRMINASGFKVWPSEVEGLMYRHPAIHEVCIISAPDPKRGETVKACIVLTPETEGKTSADDITAWCKEQMAAYKVPTIVEFVDELPKSPTGKLMWRALQEEEWKKQSL
- the surE gene encoding 5'/3'-nucleotidase SurE is translated as MNGPICERILITNDDGINAPGLAILENIARRLAEEVWVVAPEHDRSGAGQSISIHSPLRVYETGAKRYAVSGTPADCVFYSLAEWFGETPPDLVLSGVNCGANISDSVQYSGTVGAVLSALHMNIPAIALSQAFLTRDGIRWSPVETHGENLIRKLYQAGEARAWNVNFPACEAGEITTARWCRQSTGSIQRPRLLAGRDARSLPYWWLGFERSSRHIVAPDADVTVLRDKAVAITPLRHEDPLPGGTDTFDLSAEAAD